The genomic interval CCATGCGATCCTCATCCAGCGCGCTAACCGGTCGGCAGATTACCGGACCGATGAGTATCAGCTTTACGACCCAAATTACGGGGTGTTCACCTATCGCGGCTTTGATGCTTTGGCCGCCGGCATCAAGAGGCTCTACGAGCATGGATACCGGCAGTTTGGTGGCGTTACCGGGGCGTCCACGACCTACTACGCAGATCCGCTCACCTGGCGCCCCTACACGGGTGTCGCGCCGGATGCCCATCGGGCGATGATGCAAAACACTGCGCTTCGCGCTTTTGGCGCCGAGCGAACCCCTGTGCTCGCGCCAACGGATCCCGGCCAGTTGCCCCCGCCCCCTGCTTTTGATCAGCCTGGCCCGTCAGGCTGGGACGGCGGTTCGCATACCGAATTCAAACGATCCACCGATGCTCACGGCCCGGATCATCCGTTCGCGCTCTTTCGCCCGTCGCAGACAAGCCCGGACCAGCTCAAGAAGCAACAGGGCTTTTCGGTCGAAGACACCGCGCTTGGCAATACCAACCTCGACCTTCACGATTCCATCGTGACAGGCAATCGGGCGGCGACCGATGGCGGCGGCTACGTCGGCACATTCACCGGTCGGGGTACGGCGCAAGAGCGTATCGATGCAACACCTGAGAAGAAGGGGTACATCTATTACGTCGCTCCGTCGCCAAACATGGTCGATGTGCCGGGCAGCCTTGGCAGAAAGCATGCGCGGGCCCCGGGCGATGGCGAAGTGGCCGCGATGGGCCGTATCGACTACACCCAGGTCCGCGGCTGGCAAAAATACGAGAACGGTAAGCTCGGGCCGTATATTGCTAACCCGGACTATCGCTGGGACGTGTACGACGGGACCCGCACTGCCGGTGCACGACCGCAACTGGCGCATTTCTCGCCGGACGACCCGGCGTGGGCGGACGCCGATCATCGTCCGTTCGTCACTCCGTTTCAGCAGAACGGTAAAACACTCTACCGACCGAACGAGGATCCCGCACTGGTGCAGGCGAGGTTCTACCAGCATGCGAACGCCGATGTGTCGCAACGAGTGGATGATCAGACGCATCATCTCGAATATCGGGGCCCTGTCACCATTGGTCCGGAATGGGGCAACGGCGGCTCCGACAATCGGTCGCGGCTGAACTTCACCGCCGGCTATCCCTCCATTGACCGATCGTCGGCCAACCGCGGAGGTGACCGCTTCCGCATGGGCGACGATGGTCGAATCCATTTAGCAAACGATGACAGCAAGGTGCTGCGCATCGACGGCGACGGGAATGCCTATATCGGCTCTGATCCTGGCGCTGGCAGCCTGAACGGGGTGTTCTTCCATGCTCCGAACGGTGCCCTGATTCACGCCGAGGACGGCAAACTGCTCACGGAAGGAGCCATGGCCTATACGCCCTACGTCGCAGCGTCCCACGGGCAGTCCGGATTGATAGACAGGCAGAGGTGGACGTTCCGGGACTCATCCGGCAATACGGTGCAGCCCCCGCTCCCCCTGGTCGCATTCAGGAACTCGACAGCCGGCAGTCCCGACCAGCTCCGCCGGTTCTACGACGACCCGGATAGCGCCTTGCCGGACGGCACGTCGCATTTCGTCACCAGCGTGCCAGGAGTCAAGTCGCATGAGGGTTACAAGTTTGTCTCCTATCCGGATCACATTGCGCCGGGCGACGCCGCCGTTGCACGCAACTGGCTTGCAGCGCACAACGCCGCATGGCTGTTTAAGGACGGGTTCTATGCGGTGGCGAGCGGCCCGGACACGCTGGAGGTGCGCACGCTGGGTGGGACGCCAGTATGGCGCGCGCAAATCGACCCGGTGACGGGTCACGAAACATATTTCATGTTGCAAAATGGGATCTCGTCGAATTACGAGGCTCCCCCGCGAACGTGGCAGCGCGTATTGGACAATGAGAAGCGTGACGCGGCACTGTCGCAGCGCATGGGTCAGAACTACATGTGAGTTGCCTGAGACTTCCAGCGGTAAACCACGGCCGAAGCCAGCACTATGTGACGCCGATGGCGAAGTGCGTGCGCGTTCGAAACAGCGCTTAGCAGCGGGAAAGTTGAGAGCACGCTCTTCATCCATCAGTGCTCGCAGCAACTTGAATGGACACGGCGGCGTCAAAAATCCGGCGCCGGGTCCATAACCGCCCCTCCTGGATGCGCACAGCTATGCATCAGGTTCTGTTAGACGACGTAGCGGCGAAAGCCAGGAAAACGGGATACGCGATTGACGACCCGATGGTAACTCCGGCGCATGCCGACAAGGCCATGGCCAAGATCCATTTCAAGGACCGGACGATATCGGTCTGCAACG from Paraburkholderia phytofirmans PsJN carries:
- a CDS encoding enterotoxin A family protein; its protein translation is MTLRFPHGDDHAILIQRANRSADYRTDEYQLYDPNYGVFTYRGFDALAAGIKRLYEHGYRQFGGVTGASTTYYADPLTWRPYTGVAPDAHRAMMQNTALRAFGAERTPVLAPTDPGQLPPPPAFDQPGPSGWDGGSHTEFKRSTDAHGPDHPFALFRPSQTSPDQLKKQQGFSVEDTALGNTNLDLHDSIVTGNRAATDGGGYVGTFTGRGTAQERIDATPEKKGYIYYVAPSPNMVDVPGSLGRKHARAPGDGEVAAMGRIDYTQVRGWQKYENGKLGPYIANPDYRWDVYDGTRTAGARPQLAHFSPDDPAWADADHRPFVTPFQQNGKTLYRPNEDPALVQARFYQHANADVSQRVDDQTHHLEYRGPVTIGPEWGNGGSDNRSRLNFTAGYPSIDRSSANRGGDRFRMGDDGRIHLANDDSKVLRIDGDGNAYIGSDPGAGSLNGVFFHAPNGALIHAEDGKLLTEGAMAYTPYVAASHGQSGLIDRQRWTFRDSSGNTVQPPLPLVAFRNSTAGSPDQLRRFYDDPDSALPDGTSHFVTSVPGVKSHEGYKFVSYPDHIAPGDAAVARNWLAAHNAAWLFKDGFYAVASGPDTLEVRTLGGTPVWRAQIDPVTGHETYFMLQNGISSNYEAPPRTWQRVLDNEKRDAALSQRMGQNYM